Proteins encoded within one genomic window of Formosa agariphila KMM 3901:
- a CDS encoding arylsulfatase, giving the protein MKNYLSLLTGVAVLFAVSCSDKKETLPTETSTNQTTSGAVLPFPATPMASVTTANMKDAKMKWPDEPQRLPKDAPNVLLVLLDDVGFGISETMGGEIHTPNFDRIAKEGLLYNTFHTTSICSPTRAALLTGRNHTRVSSGTIAERAVAFDGYTGIIPKTAATIPEILKEYGYHTSAFGKWHNTPATETTMMGPKNHWPNAYGFEHFYGFLGGETSQWEPRLTLNYDHIEPPHDEDYHLTEDLAKQALNWIDNSRAFSPDKPFFMYWAPGGVHGPQHVASEWADKYKGKFDEGWDAYRERVFKRQLEMGIIPEGTTLTPRDSTLNGWADIPEDQRAFQIRLMEVFAGFVEHTDTQVGKILDGLEDRGLKENTIVIYIFGDNGSSAEGQNGSISELLAQNNIPNTVEQQIAALEKVGGIDALGSPHTDNMYHAGWAWAGSTPFKGTKLMGSYFGGTRNPMAISWPKGIKHDGAIRTQFHHVIDIAPTLYTILGIPHPEEVHGYKQQKMDGISLAYTFNDATANGQKEEQFFDNNASRAIYKDGWMASTFGPLIPWNTPASVSRIKNWDMDNDVWELYKLDDDFSQAHDLAKENPEKLEALKKDFLALAEDNKDFPIGAGNWLRTHPKDIRKPPYKEWNFSQTTQRMPEFNAPGIGRENNTVTVDLEIGNKANGVLYCVGGAGGGITLYMENGILKYEYNMLLIENYSGQSAQPLAKGKHKLVINTQVKGPAQAGTVNISVDGNKVINVSLNRTVPLAFTATETFDVGVDLGSPVSYDYYKKRPFKFDGIIENVHVKLN; this is encoded by the coding sequence ATGAAAAATTATTTAAGTCTTTTAACGGGAGTTGCTGTATTATTTGCAGTATCGTGTTCCGATAAAAAAGAGACTCTACCTACAGAAACATCTACTAATCAAACGACAAGCGGAGCTGTATTACCTTTCCCAGCTACGCCTATGGCTAGTGTGACTACGGCGAATATGAAGGACGCAAAAATGAAATGGCCGGACGAACCACAACGCTTGCCTAAAGATGCACCAAATGTTTTATTAGTACTTTTAGACGATGTAGGCTTCGGTATTTCTGAAACTATGGGAGGTGAAATTCATACTCCAAACTTCGATAGAATTGCTAAAGAAGGATTGTTATACAATACCTTTCATACCACGTCTATTTGTTCGCCAACACGTGCGGCATTACTTACGGGGAGAAATCATACTCGCGTAAGTTCTGGAACCATTGCCGAGCGTGCCGTGGCTTTCGATGGTTACACCGGAATTATTCCTAAAACAGCTGCAACCATTCCGGAAATTTTAAAAGAATACGGGTATCATACATCGGCTTTCGGAAAATGGCACAACACGCCAGCTACAGAAACAACCATGATGGGACCTAAAAATCACTGGCCAAATGCTTATGGTTTCGAACATTTTTATGGTTTTTTAGGTGGAGAAACCTCTCAATGGGAACCGCGTTTAACACTTAATTACGACCATATAGAACCGCCTCACGACGAGGATTATCATTTAACCGAAGACTTAGCAAAACAAGCTTTGAATTGGATAGATAATAGTCGTGCATTTTCTCCAGACAAACCCTTTTTTATGTACTGGGCTCCTGGAGGGGTTCATGGGCCACAGCACGTTGCTAGCGAATGGGCAGATAAATACAAAGGTAAATTTGACGAAGGTTGGGACGCCTACAGAGAACGTGTTTTTAAACGTCAGCTTGAGATGGGAATTATTCCAGAAGGCACAACATTAACGCCTCGTGATAGTACTTTAAACGGATGGGCAGATATTCCAGAAGACCAGCGTGCATTTCAAATTAGGTTAATGGAAGTTTTTGCAGGTTTTGTAGAACATACAGATACACAGGTGGGTAAAATACTTGACGGATTAGAAGACCGTGGTTTAAAAGAGAATACCATTGTTATTTATATTTTCGGAGATAATGGTTCTAGTGCCGAAGGACAGAATGGTTCCATTTCAGAATTATTGGCTCAAAACAATATTCCTAATACCGTGGAGCAACAAATTGCTGCCCTAGAAAAAGTAGGTGGTATCGACGCTTTAGGTTCTCCTCATACAGATAATATGTATCATGCAGGATGGGCATGGGCAGGAAGCACACCTTTTAAAGGAACAAAATTAATGGGAAGCTATTTTGGAGGGACACGGAACCCCATGGCTATCTCTTGGCCAAAAGGTATTAAGCACGACGGTGCAATACGCACGCAGTTTCATCACGTTATAGATATTGCACCTACTCTATATACTATTTTAGGGATTCCTCACCCTGAAGAGGTACATGGCTATAAGCAACAAAAAATGGATGGGATTAGTTTAGCATATACTTTTAATGATGCAACGGCGAATGGACAAAAGGAAGAACAGTTTTTCGATAATAATGCCAGCCGAGCAATTTATAAAGACGGATGGATGGCCTCTACTTTTGGTCCGCTAATTCCTTGGAATACGCCTGCTTCGGTAAGCCGTATTAAGAATTGGGACATGGATAATGATGTTTGGGAGTTATATAAACTAGACGACGATTTTTCTCAAGCTCATGATTTAGCAAAAGAAAATCCTGAAAAATTAGAAGCTCTTAAAAAAGACTTTTTAGCCTTAGCAGAAGATAATAAAGATTTTCCAATAGGTGCAGGAAACTGGTTGCGTACACATCCAAAAGATATTCGTAAACCACCCTACAAAGAATGGAATTTTAGCCAAACCACACAGCGTATGCCTGAATTTAATGCTCCAGGTATTGGTAGAGAAAACAATACGGTAACTGTAGATTTGGAAATAGGAAACAAAGCTAATGGTGTGCTGTATTGTGTTGGTGGTGCTGGTGGAGGTATTACCCTTTATATGGAAAATGGTATCTTAAAATATGAGTATAATATGTTGCTTATTGAAAATTATTCAGGGCAAAGTGCTCAGCCACTTGCTAAGGGTAAACATAAACTAGTGATTAATACCCAAGTGAAAGGTCCGGCACAAGCAGGAACAGTCAATATTAGTGTAGATGGGAATAAGGTTATAAATGTGTCCTTAAACCGTACCGTACCATTGGCATTTACTGCTACCGAAACGTTCGATGTTGGCGTAGATTTAGGCTCGCCAGTTTCTTACGATTATTATAAAAAGCGTCCATTTAAATTTGATGGGATTATTGAAAATGTCCACGTTAAATTAAATTAA
- a CDS encoding ATP-grasp domain-containing protein: MKICFVISAIETEAIGTSVVIMKKAYERGHALYVMGVGDFIFKQDAPMSLRCTQVRKNLKYKTVEEFWTQVQEDTNKKTVITSKDLDVLFLRNNPTEETDDRRWAEHSAIAFARMIQQEDVLVLNDAFAMSHAYIDKLYFEELPSEIKPNSLITRDINDLLQFWESVGKQMVLKPLEGSGGQNVYLIGEDKKNIHQIFETLISQGYVIAQEFLPEVSKGDVRVILMNGKVLEEDGEKAVIRRLNKDKDEFRSNLSLGATAKKAKYTKKMQHIVEVTAPKLIKDGLFFVGLDIVDDKLIEINVLSPGGLDHCEEIGLPAFTTTVIEAIERKVEYKKLYKNNISNKVLATMD, encoded by the coding sequence ATGAAAATTTGTTTTGTTATTAGTGCTATAGAAACTGAAGCCATTGGGACTTCGGTTGTTATTATGAAAAAAGCGTACGAGAGAGGACATGCCTTATATGTTATGGGTGTTGGCGATTTTATATTTAAACAAGACGCTCCAATGAGTCTACGATGTACTCAAGTTAGAAAAAATTTAAAGTATAAAACTGTTGAAGAGTTTTGGACTCAAGTACAGGAAGACACCAATAAAAAAACGGTAATTACCAGTAAAGACCTAGACGTATTATTTTTAAGAAATAATCCAACAGAAGAAACAGACGACCGAAGATGGGCAGAACATAGCGCTATTGCTTTTGCTCGAATGATTCAGCAAGAAGATGTATTGGTTCTAAACGATGCATTTGCCATGTCGCATGCCTATATAGATAAACTGTATTTTGAAGAATTACCATCCGAAATTAAACCCAACAGTTTAATAACTCGAGATATAAACGATTTGCTTCAATTTTGGGAATCTGTAGGAAAACAGATGGTTTTAAAACCTTTAGAAGGGTCAGGCGGACAGAATGTTTATCTTATTGGAGAAGATAAGAAAAATATACATCAGATTTTCGAAACTCTAATCAGTCAAGGTTACGTTATCGCTCAAGAATTTTTGCCAGAAGTATCTAAAGGAGATGTTCGTGTTATACTTATGAATGGAAAGGTTTTAGAAGAAGATGGAGAAAAAGCTGTAATCCGTCGTCTTAACAAAGATAAAGATGAGTTTAGAAGTAATTTGTCATTAGGTGCCACAGCTAAAAAAGCAAAGTATACCAAGAAAATGCAACATATTGTAGAAGTCACTGCGCCTAAATTAATTAAAGATGGATTATTTTTTGTGGGCTTAGATATAGTTGATGATAAGCTTATAGAAATAAATGTTTTGAGTCCTGGCGGATTAGATCATTGCGAAGAAATTGGACTACCAGCCTTTACCACTACCGTTATTGAAGCGATTGAACGTAAAGTTGAATATAAAAAACTTTATAAAAATAATATTTCCAATAAAGTTCTTGCCACCATGGACTAA
- a CDS encoding BamA/TamA family outer membrane protein, with translation MGTGPQTSKLASNDFGFDDGSIEGNSEADMLEFNFFRFYQTYLKKVSDKGFYVGLGLRLDFFSKFEDQLLDLDAETPVITPFYAYNEHYGFDQDKSSLVGLSLNGVLDTRDNVNNPYKGRYAMATFTVNPEFLGSDQSSTQLWLEYRDYINIKETNNDIIAIWSYANLTTSGDLPYMNLPAIGWDQYSKSGEPYSQGRFRGQNLLYLGAEYRKHLYGSKKNDRLLGMVVYGNLTTASAKQSDIGLLEYIEPGYGLGLRVNISKKARTNIGIDYGWGSYGSKGLFLRLNENF, from the coding sequence TTGGGAACGGGGCCACAAACGTCTAAACTGGCTTCAAATGATTTTGGTTTCGATGATGGTTCTATAGAAGGAAATTCTGAAGCAGATATGCTAGAATTCAATTTCTTCCGTTTTTATCAAACTTATCTAAAGAAAGTGAGTGATAAAGGCTTTTATGTTGGTTTGGGATTACGCCTAGATTTCTTTAGTAAATTTGAAGACCAACTATTAGACCTAGACGCCGAAACTCCAGTGATTACGCCATTCTACGCTTACAACGAGCATTACGGATTTGATCAAGATAAAAGTTCGTTAGTCGGACTATCTTTAAATGGAGTGTTAGACACTAGAGATAATGTAAACAATCCGTATAAAGGACGTTATGCTATGGCTACATTTACAGTAAATCCAGAATTTTTAGGGAGCGACCAAAGTTCAACTCAATTGTGGTTAGAGTATCGCGATTATATTAATATTAAGGAAACCAATAACGATATCATTGCAATTTGGTCTTATGCTAATCTTACAACTTCGGGAGATTTACCTTATATGAATTTACCTGCAATTGGGTGGGACCAATATTCTAAATCTGGAGAGCCGTATTCTCAAGGTCGTTTCCGTGGTCAGAATCTGTTATACTTAGGTGCAGAATACAGAAAACATCTTTATGGTTCTAAGAAAAACGACAGATTGCTAGGTATGGTGGTTTACGGTAACCTAACAACTGCAAGTGCAAAACAAAGTGACATTGGCTTATTAGAATATATAGAACCAGGTTATGGTTTGGGCTTACGTGTAAACATTAGTAAAAAAGCAAGAACAAATATTGGGATTGATTACGGATGGGGAAGTTATGGTTCTAAAGGGCTGTTTTTACGTCTAAACGAAAATTTCTAA
- a CDS encoding arylsulfatase, with the protein MKSKHILCLVLMVLGGAVTAQQILPFPPTPSASKPGLTMETSTYKKRPEAKHLPADAPNILIILMDDIGPGTASTYGGEINAPTLSRVANLGVSYNRFHSTAMCSPTRASLLTGRNHTGVGNGQIAALANDFDGFSGVIPKTAATMAEVLKAYGYNTAAFGKWHNTPEDQITNKGPFDFWPTGYGFEEFYGFLAGEASQYEPTLVHNTTYVTEEREEGYHLSEDLANKTIKWLQEQKTYAPEKPFFVYWAPGAAHGPHQVPQEWADKYKGKFDDGWDAYRERVFNRQKKLGWIPQNTKLTPRDETMASWASIPESEKPFQRRLMEVWAGFAEHADYHAGRVIDQIEAMGELDNTLVFYIWGDNGSSSEGLHGTISEQLAQNAIPTKISEHIEALNELGGLDVLGTNKTDNMFHAGWAWAGSTPYKGTKLVGGYFGGTRQPMAVSWPKTIKHDKTPRPQFHHVIDIVPTVYDILDIAEPEVVNGFEQVDMDGVSMVYSLHDATVKGTHKTQFFDIMASRGIYSDGWMASTMGLRKPWVGGIPKGAKTWNPMNDTWELYNLNEDWSQSTDLSKENPEKLEEMKMLFISESTKYKNLPVGGGLWATAIFHPEDAPASALTEWTFDAPLTRMPESAAPKLGKMSSLVTMELDVPKEANGVLYALAGFSGGVTCYVMDGYLHYEFNLFEIERTKIKSESKLPEGKATIVVESKLVDRIGGAMDVTLKVNGKQVAKKRVPRAMSLHFTSNATFDIGTDLDSPVALEYFDKAPFAYNGTIGKTVIKYTDVKK; encoded by the coding sequence ATGAAATCAAAACATATATTATGTCTCGTGTTAATGGTTTTGGGAGGTGCCGTTACAGCACAGCAAATTTTACCATTCCCACCCACGCCATCGGCTTCGAAACCGGGGTTAACCATGGAAACCTCAACTTATAAGAAAAGACCTGAAGCAAAGCATTTACCTGCCGATGCGCCAAATATCTTAATCATTTTAATGGATGATATTGGTCCTGGAACAGCATCGACGTATGGCGGAGAAATTAATGCCCCAACGTTAAGTCGTGTGGCAAATCTTGGAGTATCGTATAATCGTTTTCATTCTACAGCCATGTGTTCGCCAACACGAGCATCTTTGCTTACAGGAAGAAATCATACAGGAGTAGGAAACGGGCAAATCGCAGCATTAGCAAACGATTTTGATGGTTTTAGCGGGGTTATTCCTAAAACTGCAGCCACTATGGCCGAAGTTTTAAAAGCTTATGGATATAACACCGCTGCGTTCGGAAAATGGCACAATACACCAGAAGACCAAATTACTAATAAAGGACCATTCGATTTTTGGCCAACAGGATATGGTTTCGAAGAATTTTACGGTTTTTTAGCCGGAGAAGCATCGCAATACGAACCTACTTTAGTACATAATACAACTTACGTTACAGAGGAACGTGAAGAAGGATATCATTTATCTGAAGACTTAGCGAATAAAACCATTAAGTGGTTACAGGAGCAAAAAACATATGCTCCAGAGAAGCCGTTTTTTGTGTATTGGGCACCAGGAGCAGCACATGGGCCTCACCAAGTTCCTCAAGAATGGGCAGATAAATACAAAGGAAAATTTGATGATGGATGGGATGCGTATCGCGAACGCGTTTTTAATCGTCAGAAGAAATTAGGATGGATTCCGCAGAACACAAAATTAACGCCACGCGACGAAACCATGGCATCGTGGGCATCTATTCCTGAATCTGAAAAACCATTTCAAAGACGATTAATGGAAGTTTGGGCTGGATTTGCAGAGCATGCAGATTATCATGCTGGTCGTGTAATTGATCAAATTGAAGCCATGGGAGAATTAGATAATACTTTGGTCTTTTATATTTGGGGAGATAACGGGTCGTCTTCAGAAGGATTACATGGTACAATTTCAGAACAATTAGCTCAGAATGCCATTCCAACAAAGATTTCAGAACATATAGAAGCTTTAAATGAACTTGGAGGTTTAGACGTTTTAGGAACTAATAAAACAGACAATATGTTTCATGCAGGTTGGGCATGGGCAGGTTCAACACCATATAAAGGAACAAAATTAGTTGGTGGATATTTTGGAGGTACACGTCAGCCAATGGCCGTGTCGTGGCCAAAAACCATTAAACATGATAAAACACCAAGACCACAGTTTCATCACGTTATTGATATTGTGCCAACAGTTTACGACATATTAGATATTGCTGAACCAGAAGTTGTAAACGGTTTTGAACAAGTCGATATGGATGGGGTGAGTATGGTATATTCATTACATGATGCTACCGTAAAAGGAACTCATAAAACACAGTTTTTCGATATTATGGCTAGCCGTGGTATTTATAGTGACGGCTGGATGGCGAGTACTATGGGATTAAGAAAACCATGGGTAGGTGGTATTCCTAAAGGCGCTAAAACTTGGAATCCTATGAATGATACTTGGGAGCTATATAATTTAAATGAAGATTGGAGTCAGTCTACCGATTTATCAAAGGAAAATCCGGAGAAGTTAGAGGAAATGAAAATGCTTTTTATCTCTGAATCTACAAAATATAAAAATTTACCCGTTGGAGGTGGATTGTGGGCTACAGCTATCTTTCATCCAGAAGATGCGCCTGCTTCAGCTTTAACAGAATGGACTTTCGATGCTCCATTAACGCGTATGCCTGAATCTGCTGCTCCTAAACTTGGTAAAATGAGTAGTTTAGTAACTATGGAGTTAGATGTGCCAAAAGAAGCCAATGGCGTATTATATGCCTTAGCGGGATTTAGCGGAGGCGTTACATGCTATGTCATGGATGGTTATTTACATTACGAATTCAATTTATTTGAAATCGAAAGAACAAAAATAAAGTCAGAATCTAAACTTCCGGAGGGTAAAGCAACCATAGTTGTGGAGTCTAAATTGGTAGACCGCATTGGAGGTGCTATGGATGTAACACTTAAAGTTAATGGCAAACAAGTTGCTAAAAAACGCGTACCAAGAGCCATGTCTTTACACTTTACTTCTAACGCTACCTTTGATATTGGAACGGACTTAGATTCGCCAGTAGCTCTGGAATATTTTGATAAAGCACCGTTTGCATATAACGGAACCATAGGAAAAACCGTTATTAAATATACTGACGTTAAAAAATAA
- a CDS encoding M14 family metallopeptidase, with product MENNRIIGKYTSHKKGPLLIVTAGVHGNEPSGVQALEAVFKKLQNEKPVIKGMFVGILANTNALKRGVRFIDEDLNRTWTEKNLKYNISDTSEKQEMYQLIKVIDGLCETEYTNHYFMDCHTTSSDSLPYMSVQDVGQNLKWAQHFPLHIIKGFSDIVEGTIDGYFSKEGITGFTLEAGQHDSETSKIYHEGMIWMLLEKACNLQVNDLKPIPPAIEATVKSTDKQRTFKIIHRFGLNPKDDFKMQAGFENFQQIHKGQHLATLNGSEIYSTWDAFIFMPLYQAKGNDGFFVIESMPQ from the coding sequence ATGGAAAACAATAGAATTATAGGAAAATATACAAGTCATAAAAAAGGGCCATTACTTATTGTAACGGCAGGCGTACACGGAAATGAACCTAGCGGAGTACAAGCTCTAGAAGCTGTATTTAAAAAATTACAGAATGAAAAACCTGTAATTAAGGGTATGTTTGTGGGTATTCTAGCCAATACAAATGCTTTAAAACGCGGAGTTAGATTTATAGACGAAGATCTTAATAGGACATGGACAGAAAAAAATTTAAAATATAATATTTCTGATACGAGTGAGAAACAAGAAATGTATCAGCTTATAAAAGTTATAGACGGACTCTGTGAAACCGAATATACTAATCATTATTTTATGGATTGCCACACTACCTCATCTGATAGTTTGCCATATATGTCTGTTCAAGATGTAGGACAAAATTTAAAGTGGGCACAACACTTTCCGCTTCATATTATCAAAGGCTTTTCGGATATTGTAGAAGGTACTATTGATGGTTATTTTAGTAAAGAAGGGATTACAGGTTTTACCTTAGAGGCTGGTCAACACGACAGTGAAACTAGTAAAATCTATCACGAAGGCATGATTTGGATGCTACTTGAAAAAGCGTGCAATTTACAAGTAAATGATTTAAAGCCTATTCCTCCAGCTATTGAGGCCACAGTTAAAAGCACCGACAAGCAACGCACATTTAAAATTATTCATCGCTTCGGACTAAACCCTAAAGACGATTTTAAGATGCAGGCTGGCTTTGAGAATTTTCAGCAGATTCATAAAGGACAACATTTAGCAACCTTAAATGGTTCAGAAATTTATAGCACTTGGGATGCATTTATCTTTATGCCTTTATATCAAGCTAAAGGGAATGATGGCTTTTTTGTTATTGAAAGTATGCCTCAGTAA
- a CDS encoding transporter, with amino-acid sequence MRFKTLKLVVFTIVFSSINKGFSQAETPTTFFMPPKDLMAVNIQYLNLESNLSPSQDVVLASGTINVNAFIVPFLYSFNIDGRIAQVLVTPTYGSMTGTADISRLSEGLPEDIPNEFEFINKSGLMDSSVWLRVGLLNAPALGLADFSQYNAKFQMYALVGFTAPTGEYNQGRRVNLGANRWAFRLGLPMVLALNENKKASAHWEINPNLYLYTNNNNPFAGETKRQTPLFVLNQHVSKYFIPKLWGSVDLGYQYGGVSQIDDLPKGERINQLAGGISLGYSVTSAIKIQSSYGRIWFNESNGHMFRFLATMTIPSKSDREMLAKMKQNK; translated from the coding sequence ATGAGATTTAAAACACTAAAACTAGTCGTTTTTACCATAGTGTTTAGCAGTATAAATAAAGGGTTTTCTCAAGCTGAAACACCCACCACCTTTTTTATGCCTCCTAAAGATTTAATGGCTGTTAACATTCAGTATTTAAACTTAGAATCTAATTTATCACCATCGCAGGATGTGGTGTTGGCTAGTGGTACTATTAATGTAAATGCGTTTATAGTGCCATTTTTATATTCGTTTAATATCGACGGTCGTATTGCTCAAGTTTTAGTAACACCTACCTACGGAAGTATGACAGGTACTGCAGATATTTCGAGATTATCAGAAGGGCTTCCTGAAGACATTCCTAATGAATTTGAATTTATCAATAAATCAGGTTTAATGGACTCTAGTGTGTGGTTACGAGTAGGATTACTAAATGCTCCCGCTTTGGGTTTAGCCGATTTTAGTCAGTATAACGCTAAATTTCAAATGTATGCCCTTGTTGGGTTTACTGCTCCTACGGGGGAATATAATCAAGGTCGGCGTGTTAATTTAGGAGCCAATCGTTGGGCATTCCGTTTAGGTTTACCTATGGTTTTAGCTTTAAATGAAAACAAAAAAGCATCAGCTCATTGGGAAATAAACCCCAATTTATATCTGTATACTAATAATAACAATCCTTTTGCGGGAGAAACGAAAAGGCAAACGCCGTTGTTTGTATTAAATCAGCATGTGTCTAAATATTTTATACCAAAATTATGGGGTTCAGTAGATTTAGGCTACCAATATGGTGGGGTTTCTCAAATAGACGATTTACCAAAAGGTGAAAGAATCAATCAGTTGGCAGGAGGTATTTCTCTAGGATATAGTGTTACTAGCGCTATTAAAATACAGAGTAGTTATGGTCGTATTTGGTTTAATGAAAGTAACGGACATATGTTCCGCTTTTTGGCAACCATGACCATTCCATCTAAATCCGACCGCGAGATGCTTGCAAAAATGAAACAAAATAAATAA
- a CDS encoding BON domain-containing protein: MKNDSVLQSGHTDVIRQKKLKNVLRKSFINHYYININVLGTAVTLLGKTISLCQKEEVERIAWETPSIWHVNNKLELNF, from the coding sequence ATGAAAAATGATTCAGTATTACAGTCAGGCCATACAGATGTTATTAGACAAAAAAAACTCAAAAATGTCCTTAGGAAAAGTTTTATTAATCATTATTATATAAATATAAACGTATTAGGTACTGCAGTAACCCTTTTAGGAAAAACAATCTCTTTGTGCCAAAAAGAGGAAGTAGAACGCATTGCATGGGAAACACCTAGTATATGGCATGTAAATAATAAACTTGAACTTAATTTTTAA
- a CDS encoding flavohemoglobin expression-modulating QEGLA motif protein, giving the protein MANTEVSPDSMPTVKQLIPKLECGAKTVTRLPYGGFLFLEHDVPSLLIYRKKENDSGTDRLIRAGASYLVVGTESFQYYKTFIEDLTTLMSDNFGSFILLEIFSGAAGSQTFKVRGPSHKLPVSLQVLKDELLKIKSRQYNVNLDVCVEQTKTRQIVSEKPLLEISHIKQRGATLIGLEVPPVFRDEQGHVYPLYFRDFQEQFIKAIQRAVFEFVRVQTTSSLTNYHALGKRSIHEEVFKIDKQLTEIENSYQFLLLVAPVNIQVLRQQFFDSHFKTLDRYHYRLLPVDPDILKRKLYDLRIDEIDDPAISFLFDEKRAEIDQELTMLKERGAKNFFYSSIRLYNGLDKALIAEAELILQNIPENHEEGQRAVIDTSEFGDLAKQEFDYFKEQDSHFNSKIHIRDDVNIMMVSKGELYLPSDYTMSKNDAKALIQHEIGTHALTYYNGTQQPLTQMASGLANYDALQEGIAVLSEYLSGGLSGNRLRILAGRVVAGAALINGAEFHEMFFKLYSQYDFTKERAFNITSRMFQGGGFLKDIIYLEGLVRLRNFLKEGGELVPLLSGKFALHHIDLIQDLRDRGLVLPPKITPRYLNNEDFNLKIDKLKKGLPISKMI; this is encoded by the coding sequence ATGGCCAACACAGAGGTGTCTCCAGATAGCATGCCAACAGTAAAACAACTCATTCCAAAATTAGAATGTGGTGCAAAAACCGTCACGAGATTACCCTACGGTGGCTTTTTATTTTTGGAACACGATGTACCCTCATTACTTATCTATCGGAAAAAAGAAAACGATTCTGGTACCGATAGATTAATACGAGCAGGAGCATCTTACCTTGTTGTGGGCACAGAATCTTTTCAGTACTATAAAACCTTTATAGAAGATCTAACGACATTAATGTCGGATAATTTTGGCTCGTTTATCTTACTGGAAATATTTTCGGGAGCAGCGGGAAGCCAAACGTTTAAAGTAAGAGGACCATCGCATAAATTACCGGTGTCATTACAGGTTTTAAAGGATGAATTACTTAAAATTAAATCCAGACAGTATAACGTAAATTTAGATGTATGTGTCGAGCAAACAAAAACGCGCCAAATTGTAAGCGAAAAGCCGTTACTCGAGATTTCTCATATTAAACAACGCGGAGCCACACTTATAGGTCTTGAAGTACCCCCTGTATTTCGTGACGAACAAGGACACGTGTATCCGTTATACTTTAGAGATTTTCAAGAACAATTTATTAAAGCCATACAACGTGCTGTATTCGAATTCGTAAGAGTACAAACCACTTCTAGTCTTACCAATTATCATGCGCTAGGGAAACGTTCTATTCATGAAGAAGTATTTAAAATAGATAAACAGCTTACCGAGATAGAAAATAGTTACCAATTTTTATTATTGGTGGCGCCAGTTAATATCCAAGTGCTACGTCAACAGTTCTTCGATTCTCATTTTAAAACATTAGACCGGTATCATTACCGACTACTCCCTGTAGATCCAGATATTTTAAAACGAAAATTATATGATTTACGTATCGATGAAATAGACGATCCTGCAATTTCATTTTTATTTGATGAAAAACGAGCAGAAATAGATCAAGAACTTACCATGCTTAAAGAACGTGGCGCAAAAAACTTTTTTTACAGCAGTATTCGCTTATATAATGGATTGGATAAAGCTTTGATTGCAGAAGCCGAATTAATCCTTCAGAATATACCCGAAAATCATGAGGAAGGTCAACGTGCGGTAATAGATACGTCCGAATTTGGAGATTTAGCAAAACAGGAGTTTGATTATTTTAAAGAGCAAGACTCCCATTTTAATTCTAAAATTCATATTCGAGACGATGTAAATATCATGATGGTATCTAAAGGGGAATTGTATTTGCCTTCAGATTACACCATGAGTAAAAACGATGCTAAAGCACTTATTCAACACGAAATCGGGACTCATGCCCTCACCTATTACAACGGAACGCAACAGCCGTTAACGCAAATGGCTTCCGGCCTTGCTAATTACGATGCCTTACAGGAAGGAATAGCTGTGTTAAGTGAGTATTTATCCGGCGGATTGTCTGGTAACCGTTTACGGATTTTAGCCGGGCGTGTAGTGGCTGGTGCAGCCTTAATAAACGGAGCCGAATTTCACGAGATGTTTTTCAAACTGTACTCGCAATACGATTTTACAAAAGAGCGTGCCTTTAATATCACCTCAAGAATGTTTCAAGGCGGTGGCTTTCTTAAAGATATTATTTATTTAGAAGGCTTAGTGCGTCTGCGTAATTTCCTAAAGGAAGGTGGCGAATTAGTGCCTCTGCTAAGTGGAAAATTTGCATTACATCACATCGATTTAATTCAGGATCTTCGAGATCGTGGTCTCGTTTTACCTCCTAAAATAACCCCTAGATATTTAAACAATGAAGATTTCAACCTTAAAATAGATAAACTCAAGAAGGGCTTGCCCATCTCTAAAATGATATAA